In Dehalococcoidia bacterium, a single genomic region encodes these proteins:
- a CDS encoding PAC2 family protein — protein MRIGEFELLDSMPELRNPHIIATLTPWIDAGSVGSLSVERLERFMGAEDLGGLVKPGRYFDFTRYRPVMYYEDGKRQMRIPNADLRWAKGPNDHDFIFLHMLEPHSNSEEYVDALVEVIQHLKVQRFCRIGAMYDAVPHTRPLLIMGTLNGQPMENYEGIQGNRRRPYQGPTSIMNLVSERLGQSDIDHMMLMCRLPHYVELEADFAGRTQMLKVICSLYDLPSEYHISRRDTQQYDRVTAEMEKNPQVKSLVARLEADYDARRQRRNPGDGKESADTLPPLPPSVEEFLGELTSLNDGEGN, from the coding sequence ATGCGAATAGGCGAATTTGAACTACTCGACTCAATGCCAGAACTGCGTAATCCTCACATTATTGCAACTCTTACTCCTTGGATTGATGCAGGAAGCGTGGGCTCACTTAGCGTAGAACGCTTAGAGCGATTCATGGGAGCAGAAGATCTCGGAGGTCTTGTAAAACCTGGACGCTATTTTGACTTCACTCGCTATAGGCCAGTCATGTACTACGAAGATGGCAAACGCCAAATGCGTATTCCAAATGCCGATTTAAGATGGGCAAAAGGTCCTAATGATCACGATTTTATTTTTCTTCACATGCTAGAACCTCACTCCAATTCAGAGGAATATGTTGATGCATTAGTGGAAGTTATTCAGCATTTAAAAGTGCAGCGATTCTGTAGAATTGGTGCTATGTATGATGCCGTACCTCATACACGTCCATTGTTAATCATGGGAACCTTAAATGGTCAACCAATGGAAAACTATGAAGGCATACAAGGAAATCGACGACGCCCGTACCAAGGACCTACTTCAATAATGAATTTGGTAAGTGAGAGGCTTGGGCAATCGGATATTGATCACATGATGCTAATGTGTCGCCTACCCCATTACGTAGAGCTTGAAGCTGATTTTGCAGGCCGTACTCAAATGCTCAAGGTTATCTGTTCACTCTACGATTTACCTTCGGAATACCACATTAGTAGACGTGATACCCAGCAGTACGACAGGGTTACTGCAGAAATGGAAAAAAACCCTCAAGTTAAATCCTTAGTTGCTCGACTGGAAGCTGACTACGATGCTCGTCGTCAAAGAAGAAACCCCGGTGACGGCAAGGAATCAGCTGATACGTTACCTCCCCTTCCCCCATCCGTCGAAGAGTTCCTTGGTGAACTCACAAGTCTGAATGACGGTGAAGGTAATTAA
- a CDS encoding MFS transporter, with product MSPNRVSSNLNEPPPNPRFFYGWVVVAVLGIIGGISTFIGVGNFGVFVVPMSEDLGVGNSYFGWALSARLFGFAISGPLIGRCIDKYGTRLPLAIGGFLFGGSAIAFFFIEAGWQMIGITLFAGITGFWGSSTLYLTVPIAKWFVKKRGRAMSLFFPCVPLGIGLGSPATQLVIDAFGWRGAWLVLGVVGGLSITILSLVFVRNDPSSIGLLPDGEVKSIGNAQSANSSIDEYPWTLREAMATGAFWKISASYGLLMAAMGSVGVFWIPFLRSIDISPHIAALAFSTQAFTQVIAAILIAPWIDRISPRYLAMSGFTSVAIALVIAANASEAWHGFLGATLIGLGIGTAMLMQTHIWPVYFGRVNIGAIRGAATPITLVMTAIGAPILSILFDNYGFATGWVVAGVALTVGIALLLISPKPFISVPGKNNS from the coding sequence GTGAGCCCCAATAGGGTCTCATCTAACCTAAATGAACCACCACCAAATCCAAGATTTTTCTATGGATGGGTTGTAGTTGCCGTACTAGGAATAATAGGCGGGATTAGCACTTTCATCGGAGTTGGAAACTTCGGGGTATTTGTTGTCCCAATGAGTGAAGATCTTGGAGTAGGCAATAGTTATTTTGGCTGGGCACTCTCTGCAAGACTTTTCGGGTTTGCTATTTCCGGTCCATTAATAGGACGTTGCATAGACAAATATGGCACTCGGCTTCCTCTTGCTATTGGTGGTTTTTTATTTGGCGGTAGTGCGATCGCATTCTTTTTCATAGAAGCCGGTTGGCAAATGATAGGTATAACATTATTTGCTGGCATCACTGGGTTTTGGGGAAGCAGCACACTCTATTTAACAGTCCCTATAGCTAAATGGTTTGTTAAAAAAAGAGGTAGGGCAATGTCTCTATTCTTCCCTTGTGTCCCTTTAGGAATTGGCCTAGGCAGTCCCGCCACACAGTTGGTTATCGACGCGTTCGGATGGAGAGGAGCTTGGCTAGTACTAGGTGTGGTTGGGGGATTAAGTATCACGATTCTTTCACTTGTTTTTGTTAGAAATGATCCTAGCAGCATAGGGTTACTGCCTGATGGTGAAGTCAAGTCCATTGGAAATGCCCAATCTGCTAATTCTTCTATTGACGAATATCCTTGGACTCTCCGGGAGGCAATGGCGACTGGTGCGTTCTGGAAAATCAGCGCTTCATACGGGCTCTTAATGGCAGCAATGGGATCGGTCGGAGTATTTTGGATTCCATTTCTTCGATCGATAGATATAAGCCCGCATATAGCGGCATTAGCTTTCTCAACTCAAGCCTTCACGCAAGTGATCGCTGCAATACTCATCGCACCTTGGATAGACCGGATTTCGCCTCGTTATCTTGCGATGTCTGGCTTTACAAGTGTAGCTATTGCATTGGTAATAGCAGCCAATGCATCTGAGGCGTGGCATGGGTTCCTTGGAGCAACGCTTATTGGCCTAGGAATCGGTACTGCTATGTTAATGCAAACACACATATGGCCAGTCTATTTTGGGAGAGTAAATATTGGCGCTATCAGAGGAGCTGCGACACCAATAACGCTTGTAATGACAGCTATTGGTGCCCCAATACTAAGTATCCTTTTCGATAATTATGGATTTGCGACAGGATGGGTAGTCGCGGGGGTGGCCCTAACTGTTGGAATTGCACTATTGCTGATTTCGCCCAAGCCATTCATCTCCGTACCTGGTAAAAACAACTCTTAA
- the solA gene encoding N-methyl-L-tryptophan oxidase → MAIQKYDVIVVGVGGMGSATVYQLAKRGKKVLGIEQFQIAHELGSSHGLSRIIRLAYHEGPEYVAFGKRAYELWGTLQAEMGEKILHITGSVHAGLPESSGFQNTLGACIDQNIPHQIFTSSELHKKFPGYQLPEDMMAVFQEDGGFLVPEKCIEGHVKLAAQWGAQIHEGERVIHWEPVDSGVKIITDQAEYYADALVFTAGAWAGKLIPELESIAVPERQVVAWFEPSNIEMFSPANFPVFIITSDEEEYYGFPAFGVPGYKVGKFHHVGEISDPDNLDRDFRQEDEEMLRSFTRNHFPAAEGKMLRMVVCMFTNSPDHNFVIGLHQEYPQVSYAAGFSGHGFKFCSTVGEVMADLAEYRESSNDISIFSPSRFH, encoded by the coding sequence ATGGCTATTCAAAAATATGACGTAATAGTTGTTGGCGTTGGCGGTATGGGTAGTGCTACTGTCTACCAATTAGCAAAACGTGGGAAAAAAGTTCTCGGGATCGAACAATTTCAGATTGCACATGAACTTGGCTCGTCTCATGGTTTATCTCGCATTATTCGTCTTGCATACCATGAAGGTCCCGAGTATGTAGCGTTTGGCAAAAGAGCTTATGAACTTTGGGGAACTTTGCAAGCAGAAATGGGAGAAAAAATACTGCATATTACAGGTTCTGTTCACGCAGGATTACCAGAGTCTAGTGGTTTTCAAAATACCTTAGGTGCCTGTATTGATCAAAATATTCCACATCAAATTTTTACCTCTTCGGAGCTGCATAAAAAATTCCCAGGATACCAATTACCAGAAGATATGATGGCAGTTTTTCAAGAAGACGGTGGGTTTTTGGTTCCTGAGAAATGTATAGAGGGCCATGTTAAGCTCGCTGCTCAATGGGGCGCTCAGATACATGAAGGAGAGCGAGTAATACATTGGGAGCCTGTCGATTCGGGAGTTAAAATTATTACTGATCAAGCAGAATACTATGCTGATGCCTTGGTATTTACGGCGGGAGCCTGGGCAGGAAAGCTTATTCCAGAACTTGAATCGATTGCGGTTCCTGAACGGCAGGTTGTTGCATGGTTTGAGCCATCAAATATTGAAATGTTTAGCCCTGCTAACTTTCCTGTATTTATAATTACTTCAGATGAGGAAGAATATTATGGGTTTCCAGCTTTTGGTGTTCCTGGCTACAAAGTAGGGAAATTCCACCATGTTGGAGAAATTTCAGATCCTGATAATCTTGACCGTGACTTTCGGCAAGAGGATGAAGAGATGCTTCGGTCATTTACACGTAATCATTTTCCTGCAGCTGAAGGAAAGATGCTAAGAATGGTTGTTTGCATGTTCACAAATTCACCTGATCATAATTTTGTTATCGGATTGCACCAAGAATACCCACAAGTTTCGTATGCTGCAGGTTTTTCAGGACATGGTTTTAAATTTTGCAGTACCGTGGGCGAAGTTATGGCTGATTTAGCAGAATATCGAGAATCTTCAAACGATATTTCTATTTTTTCACCATCTCGATTCCATTAA
- a CDS encoding tripartite tricarboxylate transporter permease, whose amino-acid sequence MDGDFLKAALDGADQLFSVGPMIAFAIMIPIALISGLMPGGGLPFLVVVLSFATELDPFIAMPMVIGYMAANDLTEPIPSILLGIPGARSSQATILDGYPLARQGHAGRALGAAYTSSLIGGIVGGLALFMVLPFARELLKLFGSPEFFLLSFLGIASVGIVSAGAMTKGMLTASLGLLIGMIGFVGVAATERATFGIQYLYDGIHIVPVVVGLFAIPEIADLIISDKPVAKDRLSEMLKEGNKDVYLGMRDALRHKFLIARSALIGVFIGAMPGLGPTPAHWIAYAQARQTEKGARETFGTGDIRGVIAPEASNNATDGGVLMPTVLFGIPGSAPMAIVLGFLILVGITPGPNMVNADLDLTISLVYAIILANIIVVPIVLRFSALLTKVAAVPPRVLAPLVIGIVTISAFQATYSYPDLIVVGAFALLGMFMKAFAWPRPPILIAIVLAGPLEKYLSISIQSRGASLLWQPAFIGIIIFVVIAVWFALRVQKGTQAYSETVEKEGNDE is encoded by the coding sequence GTGGACGGAGATTTTCTTAAAGCTGCCCTTGACGGCGCGGATCAATTATTTTCTGTTGGACCGATGATTGCATTTGCAATCATGATTCCAATTGCTCTCATTTCCGGGCTGATGCCTGGAGGCGGTCTCCCATTCCTAGTTGTGGTTTTATCATTCGCAACTGAACTAGACCCATTTATCGCAATGCCGATGGTAATTGGCTATATGGCTGCAAATGACTTAACGGAACCAATCCCATCTATCCTTCTAGGCATACCAGGTGCACGATCATCGCAAGCAACAATTCTTGATGGATACCCTCTTGCCAGGCAAGGCCATGCAGGCCGTGCATTAGGTGCCGCTTACACATCCTCGTTAATTGGAGGAATTGTAGGTGGACTAGCATTGTTCATGGTATTGCCATTTGCCCGAGAGCTACTGAAGTTATTCGGTTCTCCAGAATTTTTCTTACTCTCGTTTCTGGGGATAGCATCTGTGGGTATAGTCAGTGCTGGAGCTATGACGAAGGGGATGCTCACCGCATCATTAGGCCTATTAATTGGCATGATAGGTTTTGTGGGAGTAGCTGCTACTGAGCGTGCTACTTTTGGCATTCAATACCTTTACGATGGGATTCATATCGTTCCTGTAGTCGTAGGGTTATTTGCAATTCCTGAAATCGCAGATCTTATCATTTCCGACAAACCGGTTGCTAAAGATCGCTTATCTGAGATGCTGAAAGAAGGAAATAAAGATGTCTATTTAGGTATGCGCGATGCGCTTCGTCATAAATTCCTTATTGCTCGCTCTGCTCTCATTGGTGTTTTTATCGGTGCAATGCCTGGATTAGGACCTACCCCAGCACATTGGATTGCTTACGCTCAAGCGAGACAGACAGAGAAAGGGGCTCGCGAAACATTTGGAACTGGGGATATAAGAGGTGTTATAGCTCCAGAGGCTTCGAATAACGCTACAGACGGTGGAGTGCTAATGCCTACGGTACTTTTTGGTATACCAGGTAGTGCTCCTATGGCCATAGTACTAGGATTTTTAATTCTCGTTGGTATTACACCAGGGCCCAATATGGTAAATGCCGATCTTGATCTAACCATTTCTCTCGTCTATGCAATTATTCTAGCGAATATCATTGTTGTCCCCATAGTTTTAAGATTCTCTGCATTACTCACAAAAGTTGCTGCAGTGCCTCCAAGAGTATTAGCTCCATTAGTAATTGGTATTGTCACAATCTCTGCTTTTCAAGCCACTTATAGCTATCCAGACCTCATTGTGGTTGGAGCCTTCGCGTTGTTGGGCATGTTCATGAAAGCATTTGCATGGCCACGCCCGCCAATTCTTATAGCAATTGTTCTTGCAGGTCCTTTGGAAAAATACCTAAGCATTTCAATCCAATCACGTGGAGCATCTTTGCTCTGGCAGCCAGCATTCATAGGAATAATTATTTTTGTTGTAATTGCAGTTTGGTTCGCACTTAGAGTTCAAAAAGGCACGCAAGCGTACTCCGAGACTGTTGAAAAAGAAGGCAATGATGAGTAG
- a CDS encoding UbiD family decarboxylase, whose product MADRKPVPYNDLRGYLKLLEDKGMLVRISAEVNLDGELGAIAYRDLVRDGPALWFDNIKDYPGMPLVANIMYREDQLALALNGEADWANLRDIIHEGMQDRTASNIVETGPVKEVKIMGEDVDLDMLPTPRWHEEDGGRYIGTTAGFVTKDPLNGNLNMGQYRSMIIDKNTTTVEIMGDWEVGAKPPQASNYGGVGDRNGVVHILENEEKGLPTPCAIVLGMDPLLTLSCGTAVPHDENGHGEYEAAGSWAGRPVDLVKCETSDLMVPANAEIVLEGEIVPYERVNDGPHGESTGFYNQHPSTFMVRIKAITHRKNPISFGLICGRIEDYPRPLMRSNTLLDVLIAKSGLTNIKEVFFPDAGRSGFLIIRAQITNPEQPKQIIDAAYEHMRYRWVIVVDEDCNVRDWNDVLWRIVSSVVPDRDIYRGKEYEYRTPHPGSIEFVPPTYGMAFDATFEFKEYEHPRPGVAQPSMKMMEHVASRWKDFGLS is encoded by the coding sequence ATGGCTGATCGAAAACCCGTTCCATATAACGATTTACGTGGCTATCTGAAATTGCTTGAAGACAAGGGCATGCTTGTCCGAATTTCTGCTGAAGTTAACCTCGATGGAGAGCTCGGAGCAATAGCATATCGAGATCTTGTAAGAGATGGGCCTGCGCTTTGGTTCGACAACATAAAGGATTACCCTGGAATGCCTTTGGTCGCAAATATTATGTATAGAGAAGATCAACTGGCACTTGCGCTCAATGGTGAAGCAGATTGGGCTAATCTCCGGGACATCATCCATGAAGGAATGCAAGACAGGACTGCGAGCAACATCGTAGAAACTGGTCCTGTAAAAGAAGTCAAAATCATGGGGGAAGATGTTGACCTCGACATGCTACCCACACCTCGTTGGCATGAGGAGGATGGCGGACGCTATATTGGCACTACGGCGGGTTTTGTCACAAAAGATCCATTAAATGGAAACCTTAATATGGGTCAATATCGCTCAATGATCATAGACAAAAATACTACTACCGTAGAAATCATGGGGGATTGGGAAGTAGGTGCAAAACCACCCCAAGCCTCCAACTATGGTGGCGTAGGTGACCGCAATGGAGTTGTTCATATACTAGAAAATGAGGAAAAGGGGCTGCCCACCCCATGCGCAATAGTACTGGGTATGGACCCCCTATTGACTCTTTCATGTGGAACTGCAGTTCCGCATGATGAAAATGGGCACGGAGAATATGAAGCTGCTGGTAGCTGGGCTGGTAGACCAGTTGATCTTGTCAAATGTGAAACTAGTGACCTGATGGTACCGGCTAACGCAGAAATAGTGCTAGAAGGAGAAATTGTCCCTTACGAGCGAGTTAACGATGGTCCGCATGGAGAGTCTACAGGCTTTTATAACCAGCATCCTTCTACATTTATGGTCAGGATTAAAGCAATCACTCATCGGAAGAATCCAATCAGCTTCGGCCTTATCTGTGGTCGTATTGAAGACTACCCCCGACCACTAATGCGCTCAAATACCTTACTTGATGTACTTATAGCAAAATCTGGATTGACCAATATTAAGGAAGTTTTTTTTCCTGATGCAGGAAGATCAGGTTTTCTCATCATACGTGCACAAATCACAAACCCTGAGCAACCAAAGCAAATTATTGATGCTGCATATGAGCATATGCGGTATCGTTGGGTTATAGTCGTCGATGAGGACTGTAACGTAAGAGATTGGAATGATGTACTTTGGCGTATTGTCTCGTCAGTAGTCCCAGATCGAGACATATATCGAGGGAAGGAATATGAATATCGGACACCTCATCCGGGTTCAATTGAATTTGTCCCGCCAACGTACGGGATGGCGTTTGACGCAACCTTTGAATTCAAAGAATATGAGCACCCTCGTCCAGGCGTAGCTCAGCCAAGTATGAAGATGATGGAGCATGTTGCTTCAAGATGGAAAGATTTCGGGCTTAGTTAA
- a CDS encoding UbiD family decarboxylase, translating into MTTSENRKAVSYKSMREFMMILEERGLLKRINAEVDLDFEVGAISYRSLTRTGPGLLFENIKENPDKQLVTNIMYSLDQLAVAFNGPKDWVKLHDIVKEGMADRLPSVKVDDGPVKEVKIFGEDVDLAEIPTPLWHELDAGRYIATTAGVITVDPKTGAHNMGQYRSMIIDRNHTTVKIQGDFAVGAKPPTGSTYGGVGDRNSAVHILENEALGKNTPCAIALGMDPLLVLAAGTAVPENDQGLAEYDAAGAWAGRPVELVKCDTIDVWVPAESEYILEGEILAGERHFDGPHGESSGFYNKNYAAFVFRVNAITHRKSPINFGLICGRIEDYPRPLMRSGSILQTLVSKSGLTNILEVHFPDAGAGGVIVIRAKIEKEGQARQILDAAYQHLRYRWVVLVDEDCDVRDWNDIWWRIVSFCEPGDNTFIGPEHPRHLGRPGEMDFVPPPHGMGIDATREHKKTEYPVPPPSKPTMEILDKVGERWDELALS; encoded by the coding sequence GTGACAACCTCAGAAAACAGAAAAGCAGTATCGTACAAAAGTATGCGCGAATTTATGATGATTCTTGAAGAACGAGGTCTCTTAAAGCGTATTAATGCAGAGGTAGATTTAGATTTTGAGGTTGGAGCTATCAGCTACCGATCTCTGACTCGCACGGGCCCTGGTTTACTTTTTGAAAATATAAAGGAAAACCCTGACAAGCAGCTTGTCACAAACATCATGTATTCACTTGATCAGCTTGCTGTAGCATTTAACGGCCCGAAAGATTGGGTTAAGTTGCACGATATAGTCAAGGAAGGCATGGCAGACCGTCTGCCTAGCGTCAAGGTAGATGATGGTCCTGTTAAAGAAGTGAAGATTTTTGGCGAAGACGTAGACCTCGCCGAAATCCCCACTCCGTTGTGGCACGAGTTAGATGCCGGGCGCTATATTGCCACCACTGCAGGCGTCATAACAGTGGACCCCAAAACAGGTGCACACAATATGGGGCAGTATCGATCAATGATTATTGATCGCAACCACACCACAGTAAAAATCCAAGGAGATTTTGCGGTTGGCGCCAAACCTCCAACAGGTTCTACTTACGGAGGAGTCGGAGATCGCAATAGCGCTGTGCATATCTTAGAAAACGAAGCTTTAGGTAAAAACACTCCATGTGCAATCGCACTAGGCATGGATCCATTGCTTGTCCTAGCCGCTGGAACTGCCGTACCAGAAAATGACCAAGGTTTGGCAGAATATGATGCCGCAGGTGCATGGGCTGGTAGGCCTGTTGAACTTGTCAAATGCGACACGATTGATGTCTGGGTTCCCGCTGAGTCCGAGTATATTCTTGAAGGAGAAATACTTGCAGGCGAGCGACATTTTGATGGTCCTCATGGTGAATCCTCGGGCTTTTATAATAAAAATTATGCAGCATTTGTATTTCGAGTAAATGCTATAACACATAGGAAAAGCCCAATCAATTTCGGACTCATCTGCGGTCGTATTGAGGATTACCCGAGACCATTAATGCGATCAGGTTCTATTCTTCAAACACTAGTAAGCAAGTCGGGATTGACTAATATTCTGGAGGTTCATTTCCCCGATGCTGGTGCTGGTGGCGTCATTGTTATACGTGCAAAAATAGAGAAAGAGGGTCAAGCCCGACAGATTCTGGACGCAGCATATCAGCACCTCCGGTATCGATGGGTAGTGTTGGTGGACGAAGACTGTGACGTCCGTGATTGGAACGACATATGGTGGCGCATCGTTTCTTTCTGTGAGCCAGGGGATAATACTTTCATTGGGCCAGAGCACCCAAGGCACCTTGGACGACCAGGGGAAATGGATTTCGTACCACCTCCTCATGGTATGGGCATTGATGCCACACGGGAGCACAAGAAAACAGAATACCCAGTGCCACCTCCGTCTAAACCAACTATGGAAATATTAGACAAGGTCGGCGAGCGTTGGGATGAACTAGCTCTATCCTAG
- a CDS encoding UbiX family flavin prenyltransferase, producing the protein MRKIIVGISGSSAPHYGIYTLKALQAIDDVETHLILSEGAHLSIKYEAPEWSISDIEGLADIVHSPKNMAASVSSGSFKTDGMVVVPCSMKTLAGIANSYNNDLITRAADVCLKERRKLVVVARETPLHRGHLTNMLAVSDMGGIILPPIPGFYSGPQTIDDIINHTVGKILDLLDIENNQFKRWEGKDPSSD; encoded by the coding sequence TTGAGAAAAATAATTGTAGGTATTAGCGGTTCCTCTGCTCCTCATTATGGGATCTATACACTTAAGGCTCTACAAGCAATTGATGACGTAGAGACACACTTAATTCTGTCTGAAGGAGCCCACCTTTCCATTAAATATGAGGCCCCTGAATGGTCCATAAGTGATATTGAAGGCCTTGCAGATATCGTTCATAGCCCCAAAAACATGGCAGCCAGTGTCTCAAGCGGATCATTTAAAACGGATGGAATGGTTGTTGTTCCATGTTCTATGAAAACCCTTGCAGGGATTGCTAATTCTTACAACAATGATCTCATTACAAGAGCAGCTGATGTATGCCTTAAAGAACGTCGCAAACTCGTTGTTGTAGCAAGAGAAACACCTCTACATAGAGGGCATTTAACTAACATGCTAGCGGTCTCCGACATGGGCGGCATCATACTTCCTCCAATACCAGGGTTTTACTCAGGGCCACAAACCATAGATGACATCATCAATCACACCGTAGGGAAAATTCTAGATCTGCTTGATATCGAAAATAACCAGTTCAAAAGATGGGAAGGAAAAGATCCTTCATCTGATTGA
- a CDS encoding pyridoxamine 5'-phosphate oxidase family protein, with protein MSEDLGNIIPDDLYNALLHENVTISPGKAILITTSDSSGWPHPALLSFREVGVKDRNTIRIKTYSGSNTTQNLKDNGVITLVFIDPTMTYYVKGLATILQSQAEDALDMLTAMDISIRQVLRDFTSEDEEGAFITSGIMFHNPWDSERRI; from the coding sequence ATGTCTGAAGACTTAGGAAATATCATCCCAGATGACTTATATAACGCTTTGCTCCATGAAAATGTAACAATTTCTCCTGGTAAAGCAATATTGATCACTACTTCTGACTCCAGCGGCTGGCCCCACCCAGCATTGCTTTCATTTAGAGAAGTAGGGGTTAAAGATCGAAATACTATTCGCATAAAGACTTATTCAGGGTCGAATACTACTCAAAACCTCAAGGATAATGGGGTGATAACTTTAGTTTTTATCGATCCCACAATGACTTATTATGTAAAAGGCCTTGCTACGATACTCCAATCTCAGGCAGAAGATGCGCTTGACATGCTTACCGCCATGGATATATCTATCCGACAAGTTTTGCGCGATTTTACTTCTGAGGATGAAGAAGGCGCATTCATCACTTCGGGAATAATGTTCCACAATCCGTGGGATTCTGAAAGACGCATATAA
- a CDS encoding mandelate racemase/muconate lactonizing enzyme family protein, with translation MKVTKISATTAVIPLRNVTSFSTRTVSERHYTIVKILTDEGIEGIGFCYCGNAAGSIVTSAVRNLLAKHVIGQDPHNTEFIWDAMYKDALLMGRRGAVVRAISAIDNALWDINAKHAKLPLYQYLGGFYQDVVPAYASGGYYLDGKTPEHLAEECLSYVDMGFKAVKIKVGRVSAIEDAARIEAVRNAIGDEVELFTDANNAWNDATSAIRAIRLWEDYDLGWVEEPTMPDEMEASAAIAARVDVPIATGEIHQTRWDFMDMIDRQAAAIIQPDAGVCGGITEFRRIAAYAAAHSITIAPHWLADLHVHLVAATPNATYVEYFTDTEVLNIMEIFNNRLEVKGHGLALPQTPGIGVEIDEKALSKFSIDSWE, from the coding sequence ATGAAAGTCACAAAAATTTCGGCCACAACGGCAGTTATTCCACTGCGTAATGTAACTTCCTTTTCAACTCGTACGGTAAGCGAGCGTCATTACACTATCGTAAAAATTCTTACTGATGAAGGAATAGAAGGTATTGGTTTTTGCTATTGCGGAAATGCAGCCGGATCAATTGTTACCAGTGCAGTGCGCAATCTATTAGCAAAACATGTAATTGGACAGGACCCTCATAACACAGAATTCATTTGGGACGCGATGTACAAAGACGCATTGTTAATGGGTCGTCGCGGTGCAGTTGTCAGGGCAATTAGTGCAATTGACAACGCACTTTGGGATATCAATGCAAAACATGCAAAGCTTCCTCTGTATCAATACTTAGGTGGTTTTTACCAAGATGTTGTACCTGCTTATGCAAGCGGGGGTTATTACCTTGATGGGAAAACCCCGGAGCATCTTGCAGAGGAGTGTCTCAGTTATGTCGATATGGGATTCAAAGCGGTAAAAATTAAAGTAGGTCGCGTGAGTGCAATCGAGGATGCAGCACGGATAGAAGCAGTACGTAATGCAATTGGCGATGAGGTTGAATTATTTACTGATGCTAACAATGCTTGGAATGATGCTACTTCGGCGATTCGCGCAATCAGGCTTTGGGAAGATTACGATCTTGGATGGGTTGAAGAACCAACAATGCCTGACGAAATGGAGGCAAGTGCAGCAATAGCAGCGAGAGTCGATGTACCAATTGCTACTGGAGAGATTCATCAAACCAGATGGGATTTTATGGACATGATTGATCGTCAAGCAGCAGCGATAATTCAGCCTGATGCTGGAGTATGTGGAGGCATAACCGAATTTCGACGTATCGCTGCTTATGCAGCAGCCCATAGCATAACTATCGCGCCCCATTGGCTCGCTGATCTACATGTACATCTAGTTGCTGCAACGCCTAACGCCACTTATGTGGAATATTTTACGGACACTGAAGTTCTAAACATTATGGAGATTTTCAATAATCGCCTTGAAGTAAAAGGTCACGGACTTGCTTTGCCACAAACTCCGGGTATCGGAGTAGAAATTGATGAAAAAGCATTATCTAAATTTTCTATAGATAGCTGGGAATAG